AGCTGGCGCCGGGCAACCTGTGGAATACGATGCCGTGCCACACGCACGAGCGGCGCATGGAGGTGTACTTCTATTTTGGGCTAGAAGAGAACAGCTGCGTCTTTCACATGATGGGTCAGCCGCAGGAGACGCGGCACATTGTGGTGCAAAACGAGCAGGCGGTCATTTCGCCGAGCTGGTCGATTCACTCAGGCGTCGGGACGCGCGCGTATACGTTTATCTGGGGAATGGTGGGCGAAAACCAGGTCTTCGACGATATGGATCACGTTGCGGTGAAGGATTTGCGCTAACCGCACACGTATAAAAAAAGCCTCGTCAGTGACGAGGCTTTTTTGTGGGCTACGCGCCGCGTTTGTCTTCGGTATTTCGCTCGAAATCAGAGGCGTCGTGACGCTCGTGAAGCTGCTCGTTGAGCGGCCCCCAGGTGCGGTTAACGATGCGCCCGCGCTGCACGGCCGGACGTTGTGCCACCTCTTCGGCCCAGCGCTTCACGTTTTTGTATTCCTCAACCTGCAGGAATTTACTCGCCTCATACAGCCCGCCGATAATCAGGTTGCCGTACCACGGCCAGATGGCGATATCGGCAATCGAATAGGCGTCGCCCGCGATAAAACGGTGCTGCGCGAGCTGTCTGTCCAGCACGTCGAGCTGGCGTTTGGCTTCCATCGTGAAGCGGTTAATCGCGTACTCGATTTTCTGCGGCGCGTAGTGGTAGAAGTGGCCGAAACCACCGCCGAGATAGGGCGCTGACCCCTGCAACCAGAATAGCCAGTTCAGCGCTTCGGCGCGTCCGGCGTAATCTTCCGGCAGGAACTGGCCGAACTTATCGGCGAGATAAAGCAGGATCGCGCCAGATTCAAACACGCGCACCGCGGGCGTGACCGAGCGGTCCAGCAGCGCCGGGATCTTGGAATTAGGGTTCACCTCAACGAAACCGCTGGAGAACTGATCGCCTTCGCTGATGCGGATCAGGTGCGCGTCATATTCCGCGCCGCTGATGCCAAGCGCCAGCAGTTCTTCCAGCAGGATAGTCACTTTCTGGCCGTTCGGCGTGCCGAGCGAATAGAGCTGTAACGGGTGTTTGCCGACCGGCAGCGTTTTTTCATGCGTCGGCCCCGCGATGGGACGGTTAATGTTTGCAAAGGCGCCGCCAGACTGCGGTTCCCAGGTCCAGACTTCAGGTGGCTGATATTCGTTTTGAGACATAATGTTATCCCGCGCGATGAGTAAGGAAGTAAACCGGCCGTCCGGTTCGCGTTTTCGAGTGTAGCAGGCGAGGGCGTACTCGCCTGTTATCCGGTTGTGGCATTACCCCACTCAACAGCCCGCGGCGATGTAGTCGCCGTTCGGGCTGACAGGAATCACCGTGAGGAAGAGAACGGCGGCGAACAGCAGTAGCGCCAGCCCGCCAGCAATCCGCAGCAGCGCAGCGATACGCTGCGCCTGAGCGGCCGTGGTTTGCGTGCCGAAAAGCCGTGTGGTGGTGCGGCGGGCATACTGCACGCCAAGCGACAGCGCCATAATCGAGAGCGCCGTACCGAGCGCCATCGTCATCACCGCCGCCATTCCCCAGCTCGCCATGCCCAGCGCATTGGCAAACAGCATAATCATTATCGCGCCGCTACAGGGCCGCGCGCCGATAGCGGCGATAACGCCAAGCCGGGCGCGCCAGTCGCCACCATGATTTTCACGGCCGACACCATGATGGCCGCAGCCGCAGTTTTCCGGGTGCGATTGCACAGGCGTCAGCGAATGGATTTTCAGGCGCGGCGCACGCAGGCTTCTCGCGGCGCGCAGAATAAGAAACAGCCCGAACGCGCCGATAAGCAGCGCGCTCACCTTTTCGAGATACCAGCGGCTCTGGCTCAGATCGCCAGACGCCAGGTTAAAGCCGACCGCCAGGATAAACACAAACGCGATGGCGCTGACGCCCTGCATCAGGCTGCCCGCGAGCGGCACCACTCTTGCCGCGAAGAGGTTTTCGCGGTGGGTGGCAAGATACGCGCTGACGATAAATTTGCCGTGCCCCGGCCCGATGGCATGCAGTACGCCGTAAATAAACGCGCCGCTGATAAGCCAGAGGCCGCCGGTGTACTGATGGTTATTGAGCTGCAACAGATAAAGCACCAGATAGCGGTGCAGCGCGATTTGCAGGCTGAACGCCCATTGCAGAAACGCGCCCCAGTGGCTGTAGAAGAAAAACGCCACGCCCAGCGCAAAGAGCGTTAACAGCAGCGCGCCGGGACGTTGCCAGCGGCGGTTCAGGATGGCAGTCGACATGCAGTTATCCCGTGAATGAGCATTGAGCAAGTATAACGATGAAAGCGTTAGGGAGAAGCGGGAAAGGGAAGGGGAGCACTCAGTGCGAGTCGCAGGGATGCGACGAGTGAATCGAACGCAGTCCGATGAAGAGTCCGGCTCGCCAAAAGCAAAAAACCAGCCCGTAGGCTGGTTTTTCTAAATTAGTGGTGCCCGGACCGGACAAAAACGCCGGGAGCGTTTTTGCACAGCGCATCGCGCTGCCCGCAGGGCGAGTCGCAGGGATGCGACGAGTGAATCGAACGCAGTTCGATGGAGAGTCCGTCTCTCCAAAAGCAAAAAACCAGCCCGTAGGCTGGTTTTTCTAAATTAGTGGTGCCCGGACTCGGAATCGAACCAAGGACACGGGGATTTTCAATCCCCTGCTCTACCGACTGAGCTATCCGGGCAACGGGGCGCATTAAACCGTAAAGGCCCGAAGGCGTCAACGGCTTTGTCATAAAAAATTCGTCAATCTGTGCTGACTGGCTGATTTTCAGACAAAAAGGCACCCGTTAATGGGTTATCAGGTCAGCGCGCCGCCCTGACGACACTGAGCGAAACGCAGGATATCTTCGGCGAGACGCCGCGCGGTATCCACGTCCGCCTGGCTGCGTTTGACCAGCAGACGGCTCAGACAGCCTTCCAGCACCAGTTCCATCTGCTCGGCGACCATCGCCGGATCGTCCACTTCGAGCTGCGTTAACAGCTCATGCGTGTAGTGATACGCCGCGCGTTTTTGCTGATCCGCCAGTTGATGGATCGGGTGTGACGCCTCGGGGTAAAACGTGCAGGCGGCGATAAACAGACAGCCTGGGTAGCGATCCTGGCTGACGCAGTCCGTCAGCGCCTGATAGCGCGCCATGAGCTTTTGCTCGGCGCTTAGCTCTTCGTTGTAGATCAGCTGGCGGCGCCAGGCGTCCACACGCTGGCTTAAATAGCGCAATGCGTCATACAGCAGCGCCTCGCGATCCGGCCAGTAGCGCTGGATCTCTTCCGTCGGACACTGTGCCGCGGCGGCCACCATTTCCGGTGTGGTATTGGCAATCCCTTCCTGTTCAAGGATATGCAGGGCCTGCTCCAGAACTTCTTCACGTTGCACGGTCTACTCCTCTCCGTTTAGCCCAACGGTTTCTCCCACCCAAGTGTTGTTTACCGCAGGCGATTGTGCAAATGCGTTGCAAACGCGGGGGCGTCCATAAAACCGGTGACGCGGCCATTTGGGATCTCGTTACCCTGCGCATCGAAGAAAATAATCGTGGGCAGCCCGAGCACATTAAGGCGCTTCAGCAATGCCACATCGGCGGCGCTGTTAGCGGTGACGTTAGCCTGCAACAGCACCGCGCCATCAAGCGCGCGCTGCACCTCTGGCGCGCTGAACGTATATTTTTCAAACTCTTTACAGGCGACGCACCAGTCAGCGTAGAGATCGAGCATCACCGGCTTGCCTTTGGCCTGCGCCAGCGCGCGGTCGAGATCGTCCACCGTGGCGATGCGGGTGAAGGCCAGATGCGCCTGGGATTCCGCGACAGGCGCGCCGAAAACCCAGTCCTGCAACGGACGGGCGCAAATCATTGCCGCACCCAGCAGGACGATTTGCACCGCGCGCATCCAGGAGCGGGTGGCGTTCAGGCTCGTGACAAACGCCCAGCCGAAGAACGCGACGCCAAGCACGCTCCAGAGACGCACTCCCCACGGCTCGCCCAGCACGCGCTCCAGCAGAAATACCGGTAGCGCCAGGATAACAAAGCCGAACGCGGTTTTTACCTGCTCCATCCACGGGCCGCTTTTTGGCAGCAGCCGGTTGCCGAAAACGGTAACCATAATCAACGGCAGCCCCATGCCGAGCGCGTAGAGATACAACGTACCGCCGCCGAGCCACAGGTTCCCGCTCTGGGCGATATAAAGCAGAATGGCACTGAGCGGCGCAGTGGTGCAGGGCGAGCAGATAAGCCCGGCAATCGCGCCCATCGCAAACACGCCGCCCGGCGAGCCGCCGCGCTGGCGGTTGCTCATCAGCGTCAGGCGCGTTTGCAGCGACGCGGGCAGTTGCAGCGTAAAGAGCCCGAACATCGAGAGTGCCAGCAGAACAAACACCGCAGAGAGCGTCACCAGCACCCACGGGCTTTGCAGCGCCGCCTGAAATTGTAGCCCCGCGGCGGCGGCCACCAGCCCGAGCGCGGTATACGTGAGCGCCATTCCCTGCACGTAGATAAACGCCAGCAGCAGCGCGCGGCGGGTGGAAAGCCGTTTTTCGCCGCCAAGCACGATGCCGGAGATAAGCGGGTACATGGGGAGCACGCAGGGGGTGAAAGCGACGCCGATGCCGATGAGCAGCGCCCAGAGCGCGGAGAAGGGCAGGGTGGCGGAAGGCGCATCGCTGTTAACGCGGGTTTGCTCGCCAGTGGCGGCCGAAGGCGTAGCGGCGTCGGCTTTAACACTCTCTGTCGGTTCGACGGCGCTCAGCGGCACCGTGCGGGTTTCCGGCGGGTAACAGAAACCGGCTTCTGCGCAGCCCTGGTACGTCACGCTCAGCGTCGCGCCCGGCGACGCCTGCTCTACCGTGACCGGCACGCTGAGCGCGTCACGGTAGATTTCGCTTTTGCCGAAGAACTCATCTTCATGCGGCTCGCCAGTGGGCAGTGCGAGCGGTGCCACGCTTGCACTGGCGGGCGTTACGCGAATTTGCTGGCGATAGAGATAGTAGCCGGGCTTAATCTGCCAGTTCAGCGTCAGCTGGTTCTTCTGCTGCTGAAAATCAAACGCGAAGGCCTGGTCTGCCGGCACAAACTGCGAGGCGTTTTGCTGGCCGAAGAGTGAGGCCGAAGCATGAGCGCTGCAAAACAGCAGGATCAGCGTAAGGATGCGGTGAGCCATGAGAGGTAATCGTTGTCTCCATGAATAACGGGGATCACAAGCAGTTCGGGTGTCTGATACGGATGATGGCTTTTAAGACACGTCAGCAGCGCCTGCTGGCGCGCGATATCGCTTTTTAACACCATTTGCACTTCGTACTCTTGCTCCAGTTTGCCTTCCCAGTAGTAGAGCGAGGTGGCACCCGGCAGCAGCGTCACGCAGGCGGCGAGATTTTCCGCCAGCGCTTTGGCCGCCAGATCCTGCGCGGTGGCTTCGTCCGGCGCGGTGCAAAGCACAACGACGGCGTCCGGCGCGGCGTGAGTAACGGTATTTTCATCCAGCATAAAGCCCTCCTGCCTGAAAAGTGTGAACGGCTACTATACAACGGCAGAAGCGGGCGCGTTAGCCGTTGAGCGCAGGTGTGAGGGGTTGTGACGTAAAAAGGGGCGCCGCAGCGCCCCGGAAGATCACAGCATGACGCTGCCCAGCAGGAAGCCAAAGCAGACGGAGAGCACAACGCCGAGCGTGCCCGGAATAAAAAACGGGTGGTTAAAGACGAAGCGGCCAATACGCGTGGTGCCGGTATCGTCCATCTGTACGGCGGCAACCAGTGTCGGATAGGTCGGCAGAATAAACAGGCCGGAAACGGCGGCAAAAGAGGCGACGGCTGTCAGCGGGGAGACGTTCAGCGCCAGCGCCATCGGCATCAGCGCTTTGGCGGTCGCCGCCTGAGAATAAAGCAGCGCGGAGGCGATAAAGAAAATCAGCGCCAGCAGCCACGGGTGGCCCTGAATCACGCTGCCCGCCGTGGCTTTGATCCAGTCGATATTGGCGGAAACGAAGGTGTCGCCAAGCCACGCCACGCCGAGGATACAGATACAGGCGCTCATTCCCGCTTTAAAGGTGCTGGAGTTCAGAATGGTGTCGGTTTCCACGCGGCAGAGAAGCGTGATAAGCGTCGCGACGCTCAGCATGATGATGAGGATGGCGCTGGTGGTGTTCATCAGCGGTTTTGCCACAAGGCCAAGGCTCGGGCTGTTGATAATCGCATATGCAACAACGCAAACCACGCCCAGCAGGAACAGCCATACGGAGGTTTTGGCGCGCGGTTTGATGTCAATTTGCTTATCGCCGCGCAGCTCGATTAACCCCTCTTCAAGACGTTTGAGGTACACCGGATCGTCGGAAAGCTTCGAGTTAAAAAGGATCGAGACGAGAAAAGACATGACCAGGACCGCCGCGAGCGTAGAAGGGATAACGACCATCAGCAGATGAATGTAGCTGACGCCGTGACCTTCCATCACCGAGGACATATACACCACGGCCGCGGAAATCGGCGACGCCGTGATGGCTATCTGCGCGGCGACCACGGCGGTGGAGAGCGGACGGCAAGGCTTCACGCCCTGTTCTTTGGCCACTTCGGCGATAACCGGCAGCGTGGCGAGCGAGATATTCCCGGTACCGGCGAAAATCGTCAGAAAATAAGTGACGATGGGAGCCAGTATCGTGATGTATTTCGGGTTTTTGCGCAGCAGCTTTTCCGTCTGGTTGACCAGGAAATCGAGCCCGCCCGCGACCTGCATGGCGGAGATGGCGGCGATCACCGCCATGATGATTGAGATAACGTCAAAAGGGATATTACCGGGTTTCACCCCGATGGCGGCGAGGACCAGCACGCCCAACCCGCCTGCATACCCAATGCCGATTCCCCCAAGCCTGGCGCCAAGAAAAATGGCCAGTAAAACGATGATAAGTTCGACAACTATCATGATGGCTTCCTTGATGGTTAATTGTTGGATAATTAAAAGTTATAATTTGGTATCCATTAAACGAAAAAGGCACGTCCGAAGACGTGCCTTTTCAGTGTACCGCGAAAGGGGATTACTGTTCGCTTTCATCGGTATAGCGTTTTGCTTTGTAGGCCGGATGCATCAGGTTCTGGACAGAGAAAATGTCGTCCAGCTCCGCTTCCGTCAGCAGACCGCGCTCCAGTACGACTTCACGCACGCTCTTGCCGGTTTCAGCGCAAATCTTCCCGACGATATCGCCGTTGTGGTGGCCGATGAACGGGTTGAGATAGGTGACGATACCGATAGAGTTGTAGACGTAGCCTTCGCACACTTCTTTATTGGCGGTAATGCCGTTGACGCATTTTTCCAGCAAGTTGTAGCAGGCGTTGGTCAGGATATGAATCGACTCAAACATCGCCTGGCCGATGACCGGCTCCATCACGTTCAGCTGCAGCTGGCCGGCTTCAGACGCCATGGTCACGGTGGTGTCGTTGCCGATGACTTTAAAGCAGACCTGATTTACCACTTCCGGCACAACCGGGTTCACTTTGGCTGGCATGATGGACGAACCCGCCTGCAGCTCCGGCAGGTTAATTTCGTTTAAGCCCGCGCGCGGACCGGAAGAGAGCAGACGCAGGTCGTTACAGATTTTGGAGAGCTTAACGGCCAGTCGCTTGAGCGAGCTGTGCACCATAACGTAAGCGCCGCAGTCGGAGGTCGCTTCGATCAGGTCTTCCGCCGGAACGACCGGCAGATTGCTCACTTCCGCGAGTTTCTGCACCGCCAGTTGCTGATAACCATCCGGGGTGTTCAGACGCGTGCCGATAGCGGTCGCGCCGAGGTTCACCTCAAGCAGCAGCTCCGCCGTACGCAGCAGGTTTTTGGTTTCTTCATTCAGCAGCACGTTAAATGCGTGGAACTCCTGGCCGAGCGTCATCGGCACGGCGTCCTGAAGCTGGGTGCGGCCCATTTTCAGGATGTTTTCAAACTCGACGGCCTTGCGCTGGAAACCTTCGCCCAGCTCTTTAATGGCGTCGACCAGTTTCACGACAGACGCGTAAACCGCGATGCGGAAGCCGGTCGGGTAGGCGTCGTTCGTGGACTGGCATTTGTTCACATGATCGTTAGGGTTGAGGAACTGGTATTCCCCTTTCTGGTGGCCCATCAGCTCAAGACCAATGTTCGCCAGCACTTCGTTGGTGTTCATGTTAACGGAAGTGCCCGCGCCGCCCTGGTACACATCGACCGGGAACTGATCCATGCATTTTCCGTTATTCAGCACTTCATCGCAGGCGGCGATAATCGTGTCGGCGATTTTGCGCGGAATGGTCTGCAACTCTTTGTTGGCCAGCGCCGCCGCCTTTTTCACCATCACC
This sequence is a window from Cronobacter sakazakii. Protein-coding genes within it:
- the yghU gene encoding glutathione-dependent disulfide-bond oxidoreductase, translating into MSQNEYQPPEVWTWEPQSGGAFANINRPIAGPTHEKTLPVGKHPLQLYSLGTPNGQKVTILLEELLALGISGAEYDAHLIRISEGDQFSSGFVEVNPNSKIPALLDRSVTPAVRVFESGAILLYLADKFGQFLPEDYAGRAEALNWLFWLQGSAPYLGGGFGHFYHYAPQKIEYAINRFTMEAKRQLDVLDRQLAQHRFIAGDAYSIADIAIWPWYGNLIIGGLYEASKFLQVEEYKNVKRWAEEVAQRPAVQRGRIVNRTWGPLNEQLHERHDASDFERNTEDKRGA
- a CDS encoding nickel/cobalt transporter, which produces MSTAILNRRWQRPGALLLTLFALGVAFFFYSHWGAFLQWAFSLQIALHRYLVLYLLQLNNHQYTGGLWLISGAFIYGVLHAIGPGHGKFIVSAYLATHRENLFAARVVPLAGSLMQGVSAIAFVFILAVGFNLASGDLSQSRWYLEKVSALLIGAFGLFLILRAARSLRAPRLKIHSLTPVQSHPENCGCGHHGVGRENHGGDWRARLGVIAAIGARPCSGAIMIMLFANALGMASWGMAAVMTMALGTALSIMALSLGVQYARRTTTRLFGTQTTAAQAQRIAALLRIAGGLALLLFAAVLFLTVIPVSPNGDYIAAGC
- a CDS encoding transcriptional regulator; the encoded protein is MQREEVLEQALHILEQEGIANTTPEMVAAAAQCPTEEIQRYWPDREALLYDALRYLSQRVDAWRRQLIYNEELSAEQKLMARYQALTDCVSQDRYPGCLFIAACTFYPEASHPIHQLADQQKRAAYHYTHELLTQLEVDDPAMVAEQMELVLEGCLSRLLVKRSQADVDTARRLAEDILRFAQCRQGGALT
- a CDS encoding protein-disulfide reductase DsbD, with protein sequence MAHRILTLILLFCSAHASASLFGQQNASQFVPADQAFAFDFQQQKNQLTLNWQIKPGYYLYRQQIRVTPASASVAPLALPTGEPHEDEFFGKSEIYRDALSVPVTVEQASPGATLSVTYQGCAEAGFCYPPETRTVPLSAVEPTESVKADAATPSAATGEQTRVNSDAPSATLPFSALWALLIGIGVAFTPCVLPMYPLISGIVLGGEKRLSTRRALLLAFIYVQGMALTYTALGLVAAAAGLQFQAALQSPWVLVTLSAVFVLLALSMFGLFTLQLPASLQTRLTLMSNRQRGGSPGGVFAMGAIAGLICSPCTTAPLSAILLYIAQSGNLWLGGGTLYLYALGMGLPLIMVTVFGNRLLPKSGPWMEQVKTAFGFVILALPVFLLERVLGEPWGVRLWSVLGVAFFGWAFVTSLNATRSWMRAVQIVLLGAAMICARPLQDWVFGAPVAESQAHLAFTRIATVDDLDRALAQAKGKPVMLDLYADWCVACKEFEKYTFSAPEVQRALDGAVLLQANVTANSAADVALLKRLNVLGLPTIIFFDAQGNEIPNGRVTGFMDAPAFATHLHNRLR
- the cutA gene encoding divalent cation tolerance protein CutA produces the protein MLDENTVTHAAPDAVVVLCTAPDEATAQDLAAKALAENLAACVTLLPGATSLYYWEGKLEQEYEVQMVLKSDIARQQALLTCLKSHHPYQTPELLVIPVIHGDNDYLSWLTASLR
- a CDS encoding anaerobic C4-dicarboxylate transporter gives rise to the protein MIVVELIIVLLAIFLGARLGGIGIGYAGGLGVLVLAAIGVKPGNIPFDVISIIMAVIAAISAMQVAGGLDFLVNQTEKLLRKNPKYITILAPIVTYFLTIFAGTGNISLATLPVIAEVAKEQGVKPCRPLSTAVVAAQIAITASPISAAVVYMSSVMEGHGVSYIHLLMVVIPSTLAAVLVMSFLVSILFNSKLSDDPVYLKRLEEGLIELRGDKQIDIKPRAKTSVWLFLLGVVCVVAYAIINSPSLGLVAKPLMNTTSAILIIMLSVATLITLLCRVETDTILNSSTFKAGMSACICILGVAWLGDTFVSANIDWIKATAGSVIQGHPWLLALIFFIASALLYSQAATAKALMPMALALNVSPLTAVASFAAVSGLFILPTYPTLVAAVQMDDTGTTRIGRFVFNHPFFIPGTLGVVLSVCFGFLLGSVML
- the aspA gene encoding aspartate ammonia-lyase, with the translated sequence MLNNIRIEEDLLGTREVPADAYYGVHTLRAIENFYISNSKISDIPEFVRGMVMVKKAAALANKELQTIPRKIADTIIAACDEVLNNGKCMDQFPVDVYQGGAGTSVNMNTNEVLANIGLELMGHQKGEYQFLNPNDHVNKCQSTNDAYPTGFRIAVYASVVKLVDAIKELGEGFQRKAVEFENILKMGRTQLQDAVPMTLGQEFHAFNVLLNEETKNLLRTAELLLEVNLGATAIGTRLNTPDGYQQLAVQKLAEVSNLPVVPAEDLIEATSDCGAYVMVHSSLKRLAVKLSKICNDLRLLSSGPRAGLNEINLPELQAGSSIMPAKVNPVVPEVVNQVCFKVIGNDTTVTMASEAGQLQLNVMEPVIGQAMFESIHILTNACYNLLEKCVNGITANKEVCEGYVYNSIGIVTYLNPFIGHHNGDIVGKICAETGKSVREVVLERGLLTEAELDDIFSVQNLMHPAYKAKRYTDESEQ